GTGCAACCCCATGCTTGACTGCCCACAAGTACCAGTTATCAACCACAGTACCCGTTAATAAAATTCCGATTCCACCTGTCAGTGGTACCAATACGGCAAACCACCAGGCCCAACGGTGAATGGACTCCATCGTGGCATTAAAGCCCATGGTCCATCTCCAAAATAGTCCGGCACGCTCCGATGCAGTTCCGCGATCGACAATTTGTTCAATCTCGCGCTCACCACCATATCGACCAACCGCTAAGATGGTTGCGCCATGCATTGCAAATAACAGCGCTGATCCATAAAGGAAGGCAATCGAGAGCATATGGAATGGGTTGTAAAACAAATTACCGTAACGCAAAGAGAATGCAGCGGTCCAATCGAGGTGCGAGAAGATACCAAACGGTACGCCCTCACTCCAACTTCCAACTAATAATGGTCGAAAGAATCCCAAGACCAGGAACAACCAAATTGCAGAGAGGAAGGCCCATGCGATATGCGTACCCATGCCAAGCGCAACTGCGCGTCGGTAGGTGCGCCACCACCACAACAAGACCGATGCGGTTAAGAATGCACCAGCCATCATCCACCAACCACCCTCAGCGAGTGGCATATTTAAACTCAAGCCATGCTTGGGTAACGGTGGATCGAGCGATAACCAAAACAGTTGGCGCACAAACTGGATGGGATCCCAGTTCACCGAGGCTAACATGTTCCAGCCAATAATCTGAAAGCCAATCATGCCAAAGAATAAGGATGCAATCCCAATCGTTCCTAAATAAATAGGACCAATCTGCGCATTGCCTAAACGTCCAAATAAATGGACTAAAAATGGTTTGCCAATACGCTCACGCTCATCCTTTCTGGGATTAAGTGGTGAGCCATGATGCGGTTCAGCGACAACCTGAACCTGAGTGAATAAATTTTGATAGTCCATATCGTTATCCCTCGATTTTTCTTATGACCAAATGGGGAGGTTTAACCACCAACCCCACCACTCTGGCCAACCACGAGTCCAAAATGGTCCACTAATGACAATGCAAACTGCGCTCCAAAATACTGCAGCTAAGGCTAAGAACAAGCCGAGTCGGTGAATACCCAAAGTGCCGACGGAGTAGCCAATCAAATCCCGAAAGAAGGTGTCTTCATGTTCGGGGGTTTTAACAAACTCGCCCTTTTGCGGATTCGTTGACGACAACACAAGGGCGCCATGCATGGCAAGCGCGAGAGTTGTCGTGAAAAATAAGGTGATCGCAATCATGTGCGCGGGGTTGTAATGAAAATGTAGGTATTGATAGCCAACGTTTGAGACCCAATCAAGGTGACTCAAGATGCCGTATGGGAACCCATGACCCCAAGCGCCCATTAAAACGGGGCGAATCACAACCAATGTGAAATAACCAAAGATCGCAACGGAGAAGGCAAACGGTACATGAAAGCCCATACCTAATTTGCGACAGATCTCCACTTCACGCAGTGCCCAAGACCCAAATGCGCCTAAGGCACAAATTGTGATCAACTGCCATAGTCCACCTTCCATCAGTGGTGCAGGTGCCAAGCCATACTTTAAATCGGGTGGGGCAATATTAATTTGCCACAAGTTCCATGTGGGTCCTTGCGATGCGCCCCACAAAATGAGTGCAGTGCCTAAAAAGGCAAAGAAGATCGTGGTGATACCAAAAAATCCGACATAAAAAGGGCCTACCCAAAAGTCGAATAAATCTCCGCCAACCAGGGTTCCCCCTCGTACTCGGTACTTTCGTTCAAAGCTGAGCATGGCCATTTTTTAGTCCTTCCTTAAATTGGTAGATAAGACTCGATGCGTGGTCAAGTCTTATCCACCACGGTTTTCATGATGCGTACTACTTTGCTGCTGGTGCTGCT
This genomic window from Polynucleobacter sp. MWH-UH24A contains:
- the pufL gene encoding photosynthetic reaction center subunit L produces the protein MAMLSFERKYRVRGGTLVGGDLFDFWVGPFYVGFFGITTIFFAFLGTALILWGASQGPTWNLWQINIAPPDLKYGLAPAPLMEGGLWQLITICALGAFGSWALREVEICRKLGMGFHVPFAFSVAIFGYFTLVVIRPVLMGAWGHGFPYGILSHLDWVSNVGYQYLHFHYNPAHMIAITLFFTTTLALAMHGALVLSSTNPQKGEFVKTPEHEDTFFRDLIGYSVGTLGIHRLGLFLALAAVFWSAVCIVISGPFWTRGWPEWWGWWLNLPIWS
- the pufM gene encoding photosynthetic reaction center subunit M → MDYQNLFTQVQVVAEPHHGSPLNPRKDERERIGKPFLVHLFGRLGNAQIGPIYLGTIGIASLFFGMIGFQIIGWNMLASVNWDPIQFVRQLFWLSLDPPLPKHGLSLNMPLAEGGWWMMAGAFLTASVLLWWWRTYRRAVALGMGTHIAWAFLSAIWLFLVLGFFRPLLVGSWSEGVPFGIFSHLDWTAAFSLRYGNLFYNPFHMLSIAFLYGSALLFAMHGATILAVGRYGGEREIEQIVDRGTASERAGLFWRWTMGFNATMESIHRWAWWFAVLVPLTGGIGILLTGTVVDNWYLWAVKHGVAPAYPDVYSIPTVDPAATFVPPPPVAK